The sequence GGTAGTAGCCATCATCTTTGTGCTTGGCAAAAGATGGCAGGGAAGCAGCGATAACCCCGCCGAGATATAAAACGATAAAAAGAAAATGCTTATTCAGGCTTTCGTAATAATCCTCTACATACCTTCCGAACAAGTATAGGGCAAGCATGTTGAAGATCAGGTGCATCCAGTCGGCATGAATAAAGCCTGAAGACAATAGCCTGTAATATTCATTTGGCGTATCCATTCTCTTAGGCCAAAGTATGAACTTATTATAGAGCTGGTCGTTAGAGAAAGCCGAATAGGATATAATAACAGTAATGATAACTATGATCAGTGTATAACTCATGTACCGGGTGCTAAAGGACTAAAATACGTTTTTATGAATGATGGTAGGGAGAATTATTTAGTATGCTGAACGAGCGGTATACCTGTTCGGCCAGAATGAGCCGCACCAGTTGATGCGGGAATACTAATGGAGACAAAGACCATACCTGGTTGGCCCGCTTCTTCACATTGTCGCTCACACCGTATGCACCGCCTATCAGCAATACCAGTGTTTTCGTTCCCTGGTTCATTAGCTGCTGAAACTGTTGCGACCATTGAATTGAGTTTAACTGTTTGCCTCTTTCATCAAGCAATACGAGATAGTGTTGTGGCTGCAGTTTTTTGAGTATCAGCTCTTCTTCTACCTGCTTGGCCCTTTCTATGTCTGTTGTGGCCAGTTTTTTAGGTGGTTGAAGTATACATAGTTCAACGCTGTTATATGGTTTTGTTTTTTGGAAGTAATAGCGAATGCCTTCGTCGATAAACGAATCATTTTCTTTTCCAATAGACCATATTTCTATATGCATTCCTGAAGCAGGTTATGGCGCGAAAGTACTCCTGTTTTCAGCTATCTCGGGATATTTTTCAGAAGTTTTTCGAAACAGTGTTTGGAAAATTGAAGTGATTACCTATCTTTGCAGTCCAATAAAAAACGGGATGGCCTCGTAGCTCAACTGAATAGAGCATTTGACTACGGATCAAAAGGTTTCAGGTTTGAATCCTGACGAGGTCACCAGAAGAGTCCTACAGAAATGTAGGACTTTTTTTATGTCCCTAATCGTCGGCTATTTTTGTTGAATAAGGGTTTGTTTAATGTTTCTTTGAAACAATTCTTCATGGGCAATTCTTATTCGTCATTTTTGTTCTCCTCCTTCTCCTGTACAGTTTCCTTCCCTGTTTCTACCTCAACCTCTTTAAACGTAACGGCATAGTCATTGGGGTGTATGGCTGATCCATATTTGACAGCATAAGCCTTTGTAAACTCTGCTCCGAGATAAAGGATAATAGAAGAATAGTACACCCATACCAGCAGCACTACAAGCGACCCCGCAGCTCCGTAAGTACTGCCAACTTTTGTCTGAGATATGTATAATGAAATGGCGAACTTGCCGATCATAAAAAGAACCGCGGTAATTAACGCACCTGCGAATACATCTTTCCATTTGATGCGGGCGTCTGGCAAAACCTTGAAGATAACCGCGAATATAAGCGTGCTGATGCCCAGCGTCAGGATGAGATTGACAATGTAAAATACCACTACCGCGACATCCGGAAAGCTTGCCTGTAAGCGCGCGCTTAGTCCTTCAATAACAGCGGTAATAGCTAAGGACACCAGCAGCAGAAAGCCGAGGCTGATGATGACAGAAAACGATAGGAAACGGTTCAGTAACATTTTAAGCCAACCGCGTTTTGGCTTAGGCTTCAGGCCCCAGATAGAATTAATAGAATCTTGTATCTCCCCAAAAACGCTGGTGGCACCGAGTAGAAGGACGACAATACCTACAACAGCTGCTATGGTGCCTTTGTCGCCTATGCCTGCATTTTGTATGATCTGCTGCAATTGTAATGCAGTGTCTTTCCCAACAAAATCTTCCAGGACGAAATATATTTTGTTCTCTACCGCCTCCTTTTCGAGGAAGAGACCACATAGGGCAATAATGACTACCAAAAGCGGCCCCATTGAGAATACAGTGTAATATGCTAATGACGCGCTCAGTTTTGTGATCTTATCATCTGAGAACCCCTTGAATGTATCCTTTGTGACTTCCCAGATGCCTTTAGCGGTTATCTTCTGTCTGCCAGGCATGTTGCTATTTGCATTTATTTCGAGTACTTGATCGTCTATTACGATCAATGCCTTGTCACGGTACTTTTCGCACCTGAATCTAAGCTAACCGGTGCAGGGTAGCCTTTTCCGGCTAGCGCCCCGACGGGCACCACGATCTCTTTTTGCCTCTTCACAGCTTTGGTCACTTTTCCTTTTTTTGTCCGTTCCTTCTTGTCAGTGGCAGTGTCCTCACTGTTTTTTGACAATGTATCGTTGGTTGCGTTGGCATTATTACCGACACCGGCTATCGGCTCGCCCTTTGCATCCTGGTTCATCGCGTTTAATGCTTGTGTGATGGCTGCCTTTTCCTGCTCACTGAGACTTTCATATTTTATTCCATAGACCGCAAGTACACCCGTAAGATTTTCCTGTGTATTGGTGCCCCGCTCATACACATCGCGGTAAATATGAAGGTTGCCGTTTTCTGCAACAATGGTTTCATAGCGCAGTTCTACAGGGATCGCTTTATTCAGCTTTACGTTTTTCGTTTCTGTCTTATTTTTTTCAAAACCAGATATACTATCCACTGTCAGTTGCGTGCCCGACAGTTGAGATAACTGGCCGGCAAAATCCTGCACCTGCTGGTTCGACAGTCCTACGCAACCGTGCGATGCGAAGTTGCCCAGCTTAGATACCGCTTTACCACCATGAATAAGATTGGGTAAACCAATAGGTATCTTGATAGGTCCCAGGGGGTTAAGCTTACTGCCGGCGGCCACCTTTTTACCCGGTTGCACTTTGCCTTTCACCCAGGGTTCATCGGGCGGTGTCCATGTCGGATTGAAAATAATCTGCTCTGCCCTGCGCATTCCTATGGGTAGCGGGAATTCAGGATAACCGATACCTATACGGTAGGTTTTCAACAGTTTCCCATCCTGGAAGACGTCCATCCTAAATGCAGGGATATTGACAATAACACGTGTATCTGTTGGTATGGCATTGGGTTGTGTGGGAAGGAGTCCATCTGTATCGCCGTTGGCATATCGCCTTGCTACCAGTTGCAATAGCTGGTTGGTCTTTTCTTCGCCGATCACATTTTTTACTTGTTCACGGGAATAGGCATTTGCCGCCCTGGTGGAGCCGGAATAAGGCCCTTCTTCTGTAAGGTTAGCCACTGAAGCGTGGGCAACCTCCTTTAGCTTCTGTACCTGCTCATCGGTCAGTTGAAGTTCTGACTTGAGCTGGGCCTCAAATCCATCCTCATAAAAAAGTGCGTCGAGAACCGGCAGTGTAAAACCCAAGGTATCGGGGTTAGCTGCAGGAACTGTTTTTGCTACAGTGGCTGTATCAGTATAGGTTGCAGTTTGCTCGTTATTATGTTGTTCACCGCATCCGGTAAACAAGGCTGCACTGATCGACAGGCAGAAAACAAGGTGCAGACGCATTGCAGTTTTTGTCATGAACGTTTGATTATGCACTGTATACTATTAAAATCATACCCAAACTCATGATGTATCACTCGCGTGGTGTCAGGTGTTACCACCTGACACCTACAGAACGCTGAATAGAAACCAGCGACGTGCTGCTTCATCACAGGCATATAATACATCGGTTTAAAGCACCGTATATTTGCCATCTATGTTCGGATCAGGTATTGAATTGTCGCAAATTCTTACGGTAACATTCACCTTGTTTGCCATCATCGATATATTGGGATCTATACCCCTGCTGCTTACGTTGAAGACGAAAATGGGGGATATCAGTTCTGCGCAGGCTACATTGGTTTCCGGTTCGCTAATGCTCCTTTTCTTTTTTGTGGGTGAGGAGATGTTGAACATCATGGGGTTGGATATTCACTCGTTTGCTATCGCAGGTTCTATCGTGATATTTATTCTGGCGCTCGAGATGGTGTTGGGAATGGAGATATTCCGCGCGGACAAGGACGCGAAGGCGGGCAACGTAGTTCCTATTGCATTCCCCATCATTGCCGGTTCGGGTACGCTTACCACTATTATGTCTCTGAAAGCTGTTTATAGCGGCTATAATATCCTGATCGCTATCCTGATCAACCTGGTGATCGTTTATGTCATTTTGCGGTCGCTTACACTTATCGAAAGACTATTGGGGCAGTCGGGCATACTGGTAGTGCGGAAATTTTTTGGTGTGATACTGCTGGCAATTGCCATTAAGATATTCAGGAATAACGTTGGGATATAGAACTCCTGTGCGCTACGCTTTATCTATACGGTATAGGTAAACATAGAATGGGGGAGTATCTTACATTGATAAGATCTTCTTAGTGTCAGCCCACATCGTTGCTGGTGAATAACACCAACGAAGGCGGAAAAAGTAAATGAATGAAATTACTTAGTTTATGTGAAGACATAATGCAATTATGCCACAATGGATACGAACCAAATTGGGAGAAAACATTTAGGTATTTTGTTGAAGAGATTAAAGCAGGAAATGCAATAGAGATTAAAAGAGAAATTCAAAACATATATACGGGTATGGGTTCGTTTAATGATTTGATTTTACAAAAAGATGGAGAGCTTCTTTCTTTAAACAATAGGTTAGATACATTAAGGCAAATGCTGTATCAAGAGATAACAAGATAGTGCTCACTTTTATCCCTCCTCGTTTTGTAAGGTATTACCACCTGACACTTCTTCGATCCATCTAATGTTTCGATGATCGCTCTCCATTTATGATCGCTCCGCCTTTGGGATTCGTACCGGAGTTTATACCCTGGTACACTTCGTATACCGCTACAGCGGCAGCAACATACATCACCGGCCGTAATACCTTGGCGCGAAG comes from Polluticoccus soli and encodes:
- a CDS encoding L,D-transpeptidase, which gives rise to MTKTAMRLHLVFCLSISAALFTGCGEQHNNEQTATYTDTATVAKTVPAANPDTLGFTLPVLDALFYEDGFEAQLKSELQLTDEQVQKLKEVAHASVANLTEEGPYSGSTRAANAYSREQVKNVIGEEKTNQLLQLVARRYANGDTDGLLPTQPNAIPTDTRVIVNIPAFRMDVFQDGKLLKTYRIGIGYPEFPLPIGMRRAEQIIFNPTWTPPDEPWVKGKVQPGKKVAAGSKLNPLGPIKIPIGLPNLIHGGKAVSKLGNFASHGCVGLSNQQVQDFAGQLSQLSGTQLTVDSISGFEKNKTETKNVKLNKAIPVELRYETIVAENGNLHIYRDVYERGTNTQENLTGVLAVYGIKYESLSEQEKAAITQALNAMNQDAKGEPIAGVGNNANATNDTLSKNSEDTATDKKERTKKGKVTKAVKRQKEIVVPVGALAGKGYPAPVSLDSGAKSTVTRH
- a CDS encoding YihY/virulence factor BrkB family protein — translated: MPGRQKITAKGIWEVTKDTFKGFSDDKITKLSASLAYYTVFSMGPLLVVIIALCGLFLEKEAVENKIYFVLEDFVGKDTALQLQQIIQNAGIGDKGTIAAVVGIVVLLLGATSVFGEIQDSINSIWGLKPKPKRGWLKMLLNRFLSFSVIISLGFLLLVSLAITAVIEGLSARLQASFPDVAVVVFYIVNLILTLGISTLIFAVIFKVLPDARIKWKDVFAGALITAVLFMIGKFAISLYISQTKVGSTYGAAGSLVVLLVWVYYSSIILYLGAEFTKAYAVKYGSAIHPNDYAVTFKEVEVETGKETVQEKEENKNDE
- a CDS encoding DUF6966 domain-containing protein: MKLLSLCEDIMQLCHNGYEPNWEKTFRYFVEEIKAGNAIEIKREIQNIYTGMGSFNDLILQKDGELLSLNNRLDTLRQMLYQEITR
- a CDS encoding rhomboid family intramembrane serine protease — encoded protein: MSYTLIIVIITVIISYSAFSNDQLYNKFILWPKRMDTPNEYYRLLSSGFIHADWMHLIFNMLALYLFGRYVEDYYESLNKHFLFIVLYLGGVIAASLPSFAKHKDDGYYRSLGASGGVAAVLFSFVYFAPWETILIWFIPVPAIIAAIGYLIYSAYMSRKGIGAVNHDAHFWGAVYGFVFTLLFDPTHGRIFLEQVTHPTFNF
- a CDS encoding 23S rRNA (pseudouridine(1915)-N(3))-methyltransferase RlmH; this encodes MHIEIWSIGKENDSFIDEGIRYYFQKTKPYNSVELCILQPPKKLATTDIERAKQVEEELILKKLQPQHYLVLLDERGKQLNSIQWSQQFQQLMNQGTKTLVLLIGGAYGVSDNVKKRANQVWSLSPLVFPHQLVRLILAEQVYRSFSILNNSPYHHS
- a CDS encoding MarC family protein — its product is MFGSGIELSQILTVTFTLFAIIDILGSIPLLLTLKTKMGDISSAQATLVSGSLMLLFFFVGEEMLNIMGLDIHSFAIAGSIVIFILALEMVLGMEIFRADKDAKAGNVVPIAFPIIAGSGTLTTIMSLKAVYSGYNILIAILINLVIVYVILRSLTLIERLLGQSGILVVRKFFGVILLAIAIKIFRNNVGI